GAGTTGCGCCAAACCTTCCGCAAGATAAGCCTCGATACCTTATGGGCGTGGGAACACCGCTAGATTTAATCCTTATGATCGATGCGGGCATTGATATGTTCGACTGTGTCATGCCTACAAGAGTGGCAAGAAACGGTACCCTTTACACATCGCAGGGAAAAATGAATATCAAGCGCGAAGAATATAAAATGGATCCAAACCCGATTGATCCCGAATGTGATTGCTATACTTGCAAGAATTTCTCTCGTGCGTACCTCAGGCATCTCTACATTGCAGGAGAGATTTTGGGAGCGAGATTGAACTCACTTCACAACCTGACTTTCTATCTTAAGCTCACGGCGGATGCTCGAAAGAATATCCTGGCTGGAACTTGGGAAACCTACCGCGATACAATGTTGACGCGATTCACTAAGTCTAATTCTTAAAGTATTGATTCTTCAAAGAAAACGAGACATCTTTATTGGTGATTTTAACCAATTCTTTGGAGGAATAAATGTTCCAGTTTACTTTAACTGCGCTCGTGACTTTTTTGGTTTCGACAGCAGCGTTTGCACAAGAAGCAGCTAAAAAGCCATCAATGCTTGAAAGCATCTTTCCATTTTTCATCATCTTCGCGGTATTTTATTTTCTGATCATCAGACCGCAAGCTAAACAAAGAAAAGAACACGCGAAAGTTTTGACTCAACTAAAAAGCGGGGACCAAGTGATCACTTCAAGTGGGATCTATGGAACCATCCATGGATTAACAGAGAAGTTTATTACGCTGGAAGTTGATCAAGGCGTGAAATTAAAAATTTTAAGATCTCAAGTTCTCGGACTTGCAAAAGATGATCAGACAAAAGCTTAAGCAGCAGGAGTAATTAATGAATAAGATGATTTGGACAAAAGTAACAACTGCAATAGTTGTTGTCCTTTGGGGTGTAATTTATATTCTTCCAAACTTTGTAGATGTTTCGAAGATTCCATATTTCCCAGGTAAAAAAGTGAACTACGGCTTGGATATCCAAGGCGGACTTCATTTGGTATTGGGAGTAGATATAGCGGGTGTAACTTCGGAAAGTACAAAGCGTTTAATCACAACGGTTGAAGAAGATTTTAAAACGAACAAAAAAATCGTTTTAAAAAATTCGGATGTAAAACCTCTTCCAAATAACCAAGACATCAAGCTTGAATTTGAAACAGCCGATCAAGCTGCTCAAGCAAAAGCAATCTTTGAAAAAGATTATGCGGGTCAACTGATTGTGACTTCTGCTGAAGGAAACTTTGTTGAATTGAGATATAACGATGTTTACCTCAATGACTTCAAAAAAAGAACTTTAGAGCAAGCTATTGAAACTATCAGAAACCGTATCGATGAGTTCGGTGTAGCGGAACCTTCAATCACAGCTCAAGGTACAGATCGTATTTTGGTTCAATTGCCGGGTATCGAAGATTCCACTAAAGCAAAAGAATTGATCAATAAGACTGCAAGACTTGAATTCCTAACTGTAGAAACAAAAGATCAAGCTGAAGTCGACCAATGGGTTAAAGACGCTGAGACAAAAGGGAATTACTCTGTTTCAACTCTTAAATACTCTGAGTACGTAAAAAAAGTAAACGAAGACCTAGCTGGAAAACTTCCTAAAGATACAAAAATATTATTTGGAAAAGCAGACAATGCGGACAATATGGCTGCAGGAAAAGTGATTCACTTGGTGGGAGCAATCGCTCCAGTGACTGGTGATGATCTTAAGAGTGCTCAAATCAGCTTCTCTGAAAGAAACACTCCAGAAGTTAGCATGAACTTCAACGCTGTAGGCGCTACGAAGTTTGCAAACTTAACTGAAAAATATGTAAACAGACAAATCGCTATCGTATTAGATGACGTGGTTTACTCTGCGCCTAACGTTACTGAGAGAATCGGTGGCGGTAACGCAAGAATCACTTTGAACAACAGAAACTACGATGCATCTATGGCTGAAGCTAAGATGATCAGTATGGCATTAAGAGCTGGTGCTCTTCCTGCAAAACTTGAACAGCTTGAAGAAAGAACTGTTGGTCCATCTTTAGGTAAAGATTCAATTGATAAAGCACAAACAGCGATGATGATCGGTTGCGGTCTATTACTTCTGTTCATGCTAGTTTGGTACAAAGGCTTTGGCGTAATTGCTGATGTAGCTTTGATCCTAAACGGTGTATTTATTTTAGCTATTTTATCTTCTCTTGATGCAACTCTAACTCTTCCAGGAGTAGCGGGTATCGCATTAACGATCGGTATGGCAGTGGATGCGAACATTATTATTTATGAAAGAATTAAAGAAGAATTGAAAAAAGGTTTAGCTCTCGACCAAGCTATCAAGCAAGGTTATGATAAGGCCTTCTCAGCAATTCTAGATTCAAACTTAACAACGATCTGTGTATCAACGATTCTAATGTATTACGGAACAGGCCCAGTGCGTGGTTTCGCAGTCACTCTAATTGTTGGGATTATCACGACAATGTTTACAGCGGTTTTCCTTACAAGAACAATCGCAGAATTCTTAGTTTATAAACTTAAAGTTAAAAAGATTGCGATCTAGGTAGAGGAAAATATGGGAAATAGAAAAACAAATTATTTTGATACAACAGGTTCTGGAAGATTTGACTTCATTAAGAACACAAAAATTCTAGTTGCGATTTCAGGTTTAGCAGTTCTTGCCAGCTTGATTTACATTGCAGCCGGTGGGTTGAACTACGGAA
This DNA window, taken from Bdellovibrionota bacterium, encodes the following:
- the secD gene encoding protein translocase subunit SecD, coding for MNKMIWTKVTTAIVVVLWGVIYILPNFVDVSKIPYFPGKKVNYGLDIQGGLHLVLGVDIAGVTSESTKRLITTVEEDFKTNKKIVLKNSDVKPLPNNQDIKLEFETADQAAQAKAIFEKDYAGQLIVTSAEGNFVELRYNDVYLNDFKKRTLEQAIETIRNRIDEFGVAEPSITAQGTDRILVQLPGIEDSTKAKELINKTARLEFLTVETKDQAEVDQWVKDAETKGNYSVSTLKYSEYVKKVNEDLAGKLPKDTKILFGKADNADNMAAGKVIHLVGAIAPVTGDDLKSAQISFSERNTPEVSMNFNAVGATKFANLTEKYVNRQIAIVLDDVVYSAPNVTERIGGGNARITLNNRNYDASMAEAKMISMALRAGALPAKLEQLEERTVGPSLGKDSIDKAQTAMMIGCGLLLLFMLVWYKGFGVIADVALILNGVFILAILSSLDATLTLPGVAGIALTIGMAVDANIIIYERIKEELKKGLALDQAIKQGYDKAFSAILDSNLTTICVSTILMYYGTGPVRGFAVTLIVGIITTMFTAVFLTRTIAEFLVYKLKVKKIAI
- the yajC gene encoding preprotein translocase subunit YajC, which codes for MFQFTLTALVTFLVSTAAFAQEAAKKPSMLESIFPFFIIFAVFYFLIIRPQAKQRKEHAKVLTQLKSGDQVITSSGIYGTIHGLTEKFITLEVDQGVKLKILRSQVLGLAKDDQTKA